A window of the Candidatus Bathyarchaeia archaeon genome harbors these coding sequences:
- a CDS encoding NAD-dependent epimerase/dehydratase family protein yields MRVLVTGGSGFIGSHVVDKLVENGYEVRVFDRVKPLREDVQWFNGDLLNEKDVLEACKDIEAIYHLAAIADVNVALSHFDVCLMVNEMGTMNFLKSATAEEVERIVLASTSWVYGKTKGVVTEETPIPFPDHIYTKTKIGQEHLLFSWHKHHGLPYTILRFDIPYGPRMRSNMAISIFVRRALRKEPITIFGDGRQGRCWIYVEDLAEGNVAALAEGGKNQIINLAGPEFITMNQIADALKEIFGDIPLKYEPARPHDFEGSITNIERARALLKWTPKTPFSEGLRKYVEHVKSIPTER; encoded by the coding sequence TTGCGAGTTCTTGTAACTGGCGGTTCGGGTTTCATCGGCAGTCACGTAGTTGACAAATTAGTTGAGAACGGCTACGAAGTGCGCGTGTTTGACAGGGTTAAGCCTCTTCGCGAAGACGTGCAGTGGTTTAACGGTGACCTTCTCAACGAGAAAGATGTGCTGGAAGCCTGCAAAGACATAGAGGCTATCTACCATTTAGCCGCCATTGCAGACGTTAACGTGGCGCTGTCACATTTCGACGTATGTCTGATGGTTAACGAAATGGGCACGATGAATTTTCTGAAGTCGGCGACCGCTGAAGAAGTTGAACGAATAGTCCTAGCCTCTACCTCATGGGTTTATGGAAAAACCAAAGGCGTAGTTACAGAAGAAACGCCGATTCCCTTTCCCGACCACATTTACACAAAGACAAAAATTGGGCAAGAGCACCTGCTGTTTTCATGGCATAAGCACCACGGCTTACCTTACACGATCTTAAGGTTTGACATTCCGTATGGACCCCGTATGAGGTCTAATATGGCAATTTCCATCTTTGTCCGAAGGGCACTGCGGAAGGAGCCAATCACCATTTTTGGTGATGGCAGACAGGGACGCTGCTGGATTTATGTTGAAGATTTGGCCGAGGGCAATGTTGCTGCATTGGCTGAAGGCGGCAAGAACCAGATTATCAATCTCGCTGGTCCTGAGTTCATAACAATGAATCAAATCGCTGACGCTCTGAAAGAGATTTTTGGCGACATTCCACTAAAGTACGAGCCTGCCCGTCCGCATGATTTTGAGGGTTCGATTACTAATATTGAGAGGGCTAGGGCACTACTCAAGTGGACACCGAAGACACCGTTTAGTGAAGGATTACGCAAGTACGTCGAACATGTTAAGAGTATCCCCACAGAGAGATAA
- a CDS encoding class I SAM-dependent methyltransferase codes for MSEKNKRAKRWKEAQESEFKFYSHIKKEEKFSKDFSYSPNALNYKFERWGIRDFDGNTILEVGCNVFGPLHYIRGKGTFKVGIDPLLGTLYEEVAAKDIFYIRGVGENLPFGDEEFDVVLCHNVLDHVNNPRKAVEEIHRVLKPRGAFLLCVNTHPNIIRMFSPVLNSLDKEHPYHLGSGQIQNIVRSHRFNINKFVTVKGFDTSEPKYGLLKRLLKSFKLKPFFAFFLISTLYITATKSKE; via the coding sequence TTGAGTGAAAAAAACAAGAGAGCAAAGAGATGGAAAGAAGCTCAAGAGAGCGAGTTCAAATTTTACTCGCACATCAAAAAGGAAGAGAAATTTTCAAAAGATTTTAGCTACTCCCCGAATGCCTTGAACTACAAATTTGAACGATGGGGAATCAGAGATTTTGATGGAAATACAATACTGGAGGTGGGGTGCAACGTCTTTGGGCCACTTCACTACATTCGTGGCAAAGGAACTTTCAAAGTGGGTATCGACCCTTTGCTAGGGACACTGTATGAGGAAGTTGCGGCGAAAGACATTTTCTATATCAGGGGCGTCGGTGAGAACCTGCCGTTTGGCGATGAAGAATTCGATGTGGTACTATGCCACAATGTGCTTGACCATGTGAATAACCCTAGGAAAGCTGTTGAGGAAATTCACAGAGTTCTAAAACCGCGGGGGGCATTCCTGCTTTGTGTAAATACCCACCCTAATATTATTCGAATGTTTAGTCCTGTCTTAAACAGTCTCGATAAGGAGCACCCTTATCATTTGGGTTCAGGTCAGATCCAGAACATTGTCAGATCGCACCGCTTCAACATCAACAAATTTGTCACGGTTAAAGGATTTGATACATCTGAGCCAAAATATGGCCTGCTGAAACGATTGCTGAAATCCTTTAAGTTGAAGCCCTTTTTTGCGTTCTTCTTGATAAGTACACTATACATCACAGCAACGAAGTCAAAAGAATGA
- a CDS encoding glycosyltransferase has protein sequence MKTRFCFVTEADLDRKGVGGVITDQQMLRCLRKSGDVDVIYLKRIRLRSTFLALIVFFFQILKSFSKPYHAYFSRGLITSFFLVSLNSFTLRSRKIVHRALSVPLGSREVRFLRYGRMESLLRHTLFVFLERIVYSRVDIVTVAADMYRRELIKAGVDGEKVCIMNFTAGDEFFDQPLKGDAKPVFRFCYVGGFHRYQDLQPMLEAFETFSKKRKDVELVLVGEGPQRPFLEKEATKRRLRNSLKFAGKISHTSLPDFLSKIDCFVSLTRKPGLSISIVEAAAAGKPIIAFAPKNSLSYSSYFTHKKEIYLVHSVSPEEIADAMTRLYEDSDLRGTLGHGARKVAERYFSQEVAQVQLEQLLRKVT, from the coding sequence GTGAAGACAAGATTCTGCTTCGTCACTGAAGCTGACCTTGACAGAAAGGGAGTAGGTGGAGTCATAACTGATCAACAAATGTTAAGGTGTCTGAGAAAGTCCGGCGATGTCGATGTAATCTACCTCAAGAGAATAAGACTAAGATCTACTTTCTTAGCTCTCATTGTCTTCTTCTTTCAGATTCTAAAAAGCTTCTCCAAACCCTACCATGCATACTTTTCAAGAGGCTTGATCACGTCTTTTTTCCTAGTTTCGCTAAACTCATTTACTTTGAGAAGCAGAAAAATTGTGCACAGGGCGTTATCTGTTCCTTTAGGTTCCCGAGAGGTAAGGTTCTTGAGGTATGGAAGAATGGAATCTCTTCTTAGGCATACCCTGTTTGTTTTTCTTGAACGCATAGTGTACTCCAGGGTTGATATCGTAACTGTTGCGGCTGACATGTATAGACGAGAACTAATTAAGGCGGGTGTAGACGGAGAGAAAGTCTGTATAATGAACTTTACTGCGGGTGACGAGTTCTTCGATCAACCTCTCAAAGGCGATGCGAAGCCGGTATTCCGCTTCTGCTACGTGGGCGGCTTTCACCGTTACCAGGATCTGCAACCAATGCTTGAAGCCTTCGAAACATTCAGCAAAAAACGCAAAGATGTCGAGCTAGTTCTTGTGGGTGAAGGTCCACAAAGGCCTTTTCTTGAAAAAGAAGCAACAAAAAGAAGGTTAAGAAACAGTCTCAAATTTGCTGGAAAAATTTCTCACACATCTTTGCCTGATTTCCTGTCGAAAATCGATTGTTTTGTTTCGCTCACCCGCAAACCTGGCTTATCGATAAGCATAGTTGAAGCTGCTGCAGCAGGGAAGCCAATAATCGCATTTGCGCCTAAAAATAGTCTTAGTTATAGCAGCTATTTTACACACAAAAAGGAAATCTACTTAGTGCATTCTGTCTCCCCGGAGGAGATTGCTGATGCTATGACCCGATTGTATGAAGACTCAGATTTGAGAGGCACCTTAGGTCACGGGGCACGAAAGGTCGCAGAGCGGTACTTTAGCCAAGAAGTTGCACAAGTACAACTCGAGCAGCTTCTCCGGAAGGTTACATAA
- a CDS encoding GNAT family N-acetyltransferase, with protein MFVFLTEARIKSSSDKIVVRRIRTCDFVRLAEILNTAFQREIAIVGLETNRLMDFRKYHTFVEVLYPIFDFFHRDYSTILVASLKDKVVGEVHVVPLGKRIWTIDSLAADPNRSGKGVGFSLIKGSVEYIAKKGGKRALSSIRTDNMPALKIAQKLGFQPYQKSTMLFHSVKASSSTVGTSKDGSIRKLKSTDAHKVFEICKASNPTRVYERELQPKDFEIHLLNSPSEWMQNRLTQVNSEKLVVESKGEIVAYAHLTYTSPNEAARIDPLCISLSSDVPKIVDMLLRHTADFLSDKGITTLITTVNDECQEMIKVLEQKGFRKVASFHEIVKNLY; from the coding sequence TTGTTCGTCTTTCTGACCGAAGCCCGCATCAAAAGCTCTTCTGACAAAATCGTGGTTCGTCGCATTAGAACTTGTGATTTTGTTCGCTTAGCTGAGATTCTGAATACAGCGTTCCAAAGAGAAATAGCTATTGTGGGCTTGGAAACAAACAGATTAATGGACTTCAGGAAATACCACACCTTCGTCGAAGTGCTCTATCCCATTTTTGATTTCTTTCATAGAGATTACTCAACAATTTTGGTTGCCTCCTTAAAGGACAAAGTTGTTGGCGAAGTACATGTTGTTCCACTCGGAAAAAGAATATGGACTATAGACTCCTTAGCAGCAGACCCTAATCGCAGCGGAAAAGGCGTTGGATTCAGCCTGATCAAAGGCTCTGTCGAATACATAGCAAAGAAAGGCGGAAAAAGGGCACTTAGCTCCATTCGAACAGACAATATGCCTGCACTAAAAATAGCCCAGAAACTCGGATTTCAACCCTATCAAAAATCAACGATGCTCTTCCACAGCGTGAAAGCCTCATCGTCGACAGTTGGAACTTCCAAAGACGGGTCAATACGAAAGTTGAAGTCCACTGACGCGCATAAAGTCTTCGAGATTTGCAAAGCTTCAAATCCAACGAGGGTATATGAGCGAGAGCTACAGCCCAAGGATTTTGAAATTCACTTGCTTAACTCTCCGTCTGAGTGGATGCAAAACCGACTGACGCAAGTAAACTCTGAAAAGCTTGTGGTTGAGTCAAAAGGCGAAATCGTGGCATATGCTCACCTCACATACACATCACCAAACGAAGCCGCAAGAATAGATCCGCTCTGCATATCCCTAAGCTCCGATGTCCCCAAGATAGTGGACATGTTGTTGAGACATACCGCAGATTTTCTTTCAGATAAAGGAATTACCACGTTAATCACAACCGTGAATGACGAATGCCAAGAGATGATCAAGGTTCTCGAGCAAAAAGGATTTCGAAAAGTCGCATCCTTCCATGAAATAGTCAAGAACTTGTATTAG
- a CDS encoding glycosyltransferase family 4 protein: protein MAIIAYLHDGTSIYDHMFLEHLVKRNTVFFLTFHPKPRFIPKEARVTIMREPLLFLADKAWIEGIRMYTLFLLRTLLVKLELRRIKPQLVIGCMATKYGFYATATSFKPTIAIVWGTDVLISPRRFLFFRFLAKHTLKKADAVILDSKVQKNAAVQLGCNPDKILKFPWFNEESVKLKSSREETREKLGWSDNVIILSARSHEPLYGIEHLIEAIPEIIKTEPNARFLILGQGRLTPTLKERVKQLQVSQYVRFLGHIPRDEVITYLNSSDINVSTSFSDGTSASLLEAMALAVPSVVTDIAGNKEWIESNYNGILTATRNPKDLAGKIVHLAQNQDTRKRLGKNAQTTIEQKVDWQRNMQTFDSLIQALIDKK from the coding sequence ATGGCTATCATCGCTTATCTTCACGATGGAACCAGCATCTACGACCACATGTTCCTAGAACACTTGGTAAAGAGAAACACAGTGTTTTTCCTAACCTTTCATCCCAAACCACGCTTCATCCCCAAAGAAGCTAGAGTAACAATAATGCGAGAACCCCTGTTGTTCCTCGCTGACAAAGCATGGATAGAGGGCATACGCATGTACACCCTATTCTTGCTTAGAACTCTTTTGGTAAAACTGGAACTGCGACGGATCAAACCTCAACTGGTCATAGGCTGTATGGCAACAAAATACGGGTTCTACGCAACCGCCACAAGCTTCAAACCAACCATTGCAATTGTTTGGGGGACCGACGTTCTCATCTCTCCCAGACGTTTCCTATTCTTCCGCTTCCTCGCAAAACACACGCTGAAAAAGGCAGACGCGGTCATACTGGACAGTAAGGTTCAAAAGAATGCCGCAGTACAACTCGGATGTAATCCGGACAAAATCCTCAAGTTTCCATGGTTCAATGAAGAGAGCGTCAAGTTAAAGTCGTCTCGAGAAGAAACCCGGGAAAAATTAGGCTGGTCTGACAATGTTATCATCCTCAGTGCCAGAAGCCATGAACCCCTATACGGAATCGAACACCTCATCGAAGCGATCCCGGAAATCATAAAGACCGAACCAAACGCAAGGTTTCTCATACTGGGACAAGGACGACTGACACCAACGCTCAAGGAACGAGTTAAACAACTTCAAGTGAGCCAGTACGTAAGATTCTTGGGACACATTCCACGAGACGAAGTCATCACTTACCTAAACTCCTCGGACATTAATGTATCAACATCGTTTTCGGACGGCACCTCAGCCAGCTTACTTGAAGCAATGGCTCTAGCAGTCCCATCAGTGGTCACGGACATCGCGGGTAACAAAGAATGGATAGAAAGCAACTATAATGGAATTCTCACGGCAACCAGGAACCCGAAAGACCTTGCAGGAAAAATAGTACACCTCGCGCAGAACCAGGACACAAGAAAGAGACTTGGAAAAAACGCTCAGACGACTATTGAGCAAAAGGTCGACTGGCAAAGAAACATGCAAACCTTTGATAGCCTAATTCAAGCACTAATAGATAAAAAATGA
- a CDS encoding glycosyltransferase — protein sequence MKPKPRSLLIITEDSPESFSPAGERVHHLALAGKSEFSKVAVLALRPSQKPKGRHAKGSISESGVTLHTVNFSRALPYPFVSFYDPVKMIMLLSHGLRIARRFKPSHILASMPPLETGTSAWLLAKLLGVKLLVDLRDDWESSVSSQLKRYFPTSLTRSLSLVAKEVYTSASAILTVTQTIKDTLQSRLVQTPLLLLPNGADTRIFHPISKEARHKVRIEYSLPLDKLVIAYCGSGLTPYYRLDRLLTSMTLLSKNALDSLFFVFYVYNGHAQLDSLKHQLKIQEGVVDIRSPLPRSQLAKALAACDVGLVPFDSKPYLLCARSTKLYEYSSSGLYVICSGPRGGELDTFFSSNPELGLFTLPDASNFAQVFGLVSEKAENLLEDSSRQSRYGFIRQNYDRQTLMRKSFRELFETVEKARRHQ from the coding sequence ATGAAGCCTAAACCTCGCTCCCTGCTGATAATAACCGAAGATTCGCCTGAATCATTTAGTCCCGCAGGGGAAAGAGTTCATCATCTGGCTCTGGCAGGCAAATCCGAGTTCAGCAAGGTGGCAGTTCTCGCCCTAAGACCATCGCAGAAACCAAAAGGCAGACATGCTAAGGGAAGCATTTCAGAATCAGGAGTTACGTTACACACCGTGAATTTCTCACGGGCTCTGCCTTACCCGTTTGTCAGTTTCTATGATCCAGTCAAAATGATAATGCTCCTAAGCCACGGACTAAGGATTGCGAGACGATTCAAACCCTCTCATATACTCGCTTCAATGCCCCCCTTAGAGACGGGCACAAGCGCTTGGTTGTTGGCAAAACTATTGGGGGTCAAGCTTCTTGTTGATCTTCGAGACGACTGGGAATCCTCCGTCAGCTCACAGCTCAAGCGTTACTTTCCAACTTCGCTTACCCGCTCTCTTTCCCTGGTTGCAAAGGAAGTGTACACTTCTGCCTCTGCGATTCTTACTGTCACGCAGACTATCAAAGACACTCTTCAAAGCCGCCTAGTTCAGACTCCGCTTCTATTGCTTCCAAATGGAGCTGATACCAGAATCTTCCATCCCATATCCAAAGAGGCTCGACACAAAGTAAGGATTGAATATTCGCTCCCGTTGGACAAGCTGGTAATAGCATATTGCGGTAGTGGCCTTACACCCTACTATCGCTTAGACCGACTCCTGACCTCAATGACACTGCTCTCCAAGAACGCTCTTGATAGCCTATTTTTTGTTTTTTACGTGTACAACGGCCACGCTCAATTGGACTCGCTCAAGCATCAGCTCAAAATCCAAGAGGGCGTCGTCGATATACGCAGTCCTCTGCCACGTTCCCAATTGGCTAAAGCTCTGGCTGCCTGCGACGTAGGGTTGGTGCCATTCGACTCCAAACCTTATCTTCTCTGCGCCCGTTCCACCAAACTGTACGAATACTCGAGTTCTGGGCTGTATGTCATCTGTAGTGGACCAAGAGGAGGAGAACTCGACACCTTCTTTTCGTCGAATCCTGAACTAGGATTGTTCACTTTGCCAGACGCCTCGAACTTCGCCCAAGTCTTCGGTCTAGTTTCTGAAAAAGCTGAGAACCTGTTAGAGGACTCTTCGAGGCAGTCGCGCTATGGGTTTATTAGACAGAATTATGATAGACAAACATTGATGCGAAAGAGCTTTAGAGAGCTATTCGAAACCGTAGAGAAAGCGAGAAGGCATCAATAG
- a CDS encoding glycosyltransferase family 39 protein — MTDERASPNKPLRICELLYIVLLLASAQLLVASRTGEARTVWEPMHPWFIPMLFTSTLVLFAILLTSEKSSIKLVLVILHSILLHSFFSATFPAGDTSGQQMYLGRIRFAFDNINYREWLPPSATSFPGTITYWLRGLNFQASLSTILARLFSVDIFWVHLFLVPVLWSCFMPVASYLITKTLGGSEKAATLSSLLLSAFPYATYFGAISTPNSLGFILFYYALYSVLRYLSSSTAKNALLMVGFSASSFLMHPLAGLVSFSLLVLALAFGSYQKDVASFPKKAPLIVVFLFCASLLPLSLTYLRFFGFSTNAFFTLEIIYESSTQEIIGLFLLGELIYGFDQKIVILVIIGPILALATMLYLIYRGNGNPEATARKLLLFMFAAFTLILIDYRVLRIFMSGLPLNEERLWVFRDLIAGPFVALGLSAMVSRLHAFGELSGSSTWKVLNLNKLSKAKSFRVLTIFVAVNVVAPFILSGWLTASLRAAYPEYAPLQVTSYELEAVKYLADNTTENYVVIGDLYTVYAGEMIVGIFNREAFFFGEFDKRREDLFQQMLNETTHQVLVEAMNHTNVETNLAYFIITKPRLGSEYDRVVKQAQQNSLQTFRVFYHPEGEEKLRVFFYKKTDA, encoded by the coding sequence ATGACTGATGAACGCGCATCGCCAAATAAGCCCTTGAGAATCTGCGAACTTCTATACATTGTTCTCCTTCTCGCCTCTGCTCAATTGCTTGTTGCCTCTAGGACTGGAGAAGCTCGAACCGTATGGGAGCCAATGCATCCTTGGTTCATTCCAATGCTTTTTACTTCTACCCTTGTCCTGTTTGCCATACTTCTCACTTCTGAAAAGTCTTCCATCAAACTAGTTCTTGTCATATTACACTCAATTCTGCTACATTCTTTCTTCTCAGCCACATTCCCAGCCGGGGACACTAGCGGCCAGCAAATGTATCTGGGAAGAATAAGGTTTGCATTTGACAACATCAACTATCGGGAGTGGCTGCCCCCCTCAGCCACAAGTTTTCCAGGAACCATCACCTACTGGCTCAGAGGATTGAATTTTCAAGCTAGCCTCAGCACAATTCTGGCCAGATTGTTCAGCGTCGACATTTTCTGGGTGCATCTGTTTCTCGTGCCTGTTTTGTGGAGCTGTTTCATGCCCGTTGCTTCATACTTGATCACTAAGACTCTTGGCGGCAGTGAAAAAGCAGCAACTCTCTCAAGCCTACTCCTGTCCGCATTCCCCTATGCAACTTACTTTGGAGCAATCTCGACTCCTAACAGCTTGGGATTCATACTTTTCTACTACGCTCTGTACTCTGTGCTGAGGTACCTATCTTCAAGTACCGCTAAAAATGCTCTTTTGATGGTTGGTTTCTCGGCATCGTCATTTTTAATGCATCCGCTAGCAGGACTCGTGTCTTTTTCACTTCTTGTATTAGCATTGGCGTTCGGGTCATATCAAAAGGACGTAGCATCCTTTCCTAAAAAAGCCCCTTTGATTGTTGTCTTCCTCTTTTGCGCGAGCCTCTTGCCCTTGTCTCTCACCTATCTGAGATTTTTCGGTTTCTCAACGAACGCCTTTTTCACTTTAGAAATAATCTACGAGTCATCTACTCAAGAAATCATCGGCTTATTCCTACTTGGCGAACTCATATACGGATTTGACCAGAAAATTGTGATTCTTGTGATAATAGGACCTATACTTGCACTTGCCACGATGCTATATCTCATATACCGAGGGAACGGAAACCCCGAAGCAACCGCTCGAAAACTTCTCCTGTTTATGTTCGCGGCATTCACCCTCATCTTAATCGACTACAGAGTGCTCAGGATTTTCATGAGCGGTCTTCCCCTGAACGAGGAAAGACTTTGGGTGTTTCGAGATCTCATCGCAGGACCCTTTGTCGCTCTTGGGCTTTCCGCAATGGTTTCACGTCTGCATGCCTTTGGAGAGCTTTCGGGCTCATCAACATGGAAAGTTTTGAACTTGAACAAGTTGTCGAAAGCCAAGTCATTTCGTGTTTTGACCATTTTCGTAGCAGTAAACGTCGTTGCTCCCTTCATCTTGTCAGGCTGGCTCACGGCATCGCTTCGCGCTGCGTATCCTGAATATGCACCACTGCAGGTCACATCATACGAACTAGAGGCCGTAAAATACCTTGCAGACAATACGACGGAAAACTACGTGGTGATAGGAGACCTGTATACCGTTTACGCAGGAGAAATGATTGTTGGGATATTCAACCGTGAAGCTTTCTTCTTCGGAGAGTTCGACAAGAGAAGAGAAGATTTGTTTCAGCAAATGCTGAATGAAACCACTCATCAAGTTCTGGTTGAAGCCATGAATCACACGAATGTCGAGACCAATCTTGCTTACTTTATCATAACCAAGCCTAGGTTGGGCTCTGAATACGACCGCGTGGTCAAGCAAGCTCAACAGAACAGTCTTCAAACATTTAGAGTATTCTACCATCCCGAAGGAGAGGAAAAACTTCGCGTCTTCTTCTACAAGAAAACAGATGCTTAA